TGAAGCTTACGACTGTTATCGTTGGTTTGATTCCAGCAGGAGTGCTTGGGGTATTATTTGAGGACTATATTGATGAATACTTGTTTTCAACGGAGACTGTTTTGGTTGGGTTAGTGACTGGAGCCGTTTTGATGATTATAGCGGATAAATTTGCTCCAAAGAAACCTCAAATAGAAACGGTCGATCAAATCGGCTATAAACAAGCGCTTGCGGTCGGATTGTTTCAATGCTTAGCTCTTTGGCCGGGCTTTTCTCGTTCTGGCTCAACTATTTCTGGTGGGGTTTTACTCGGGATGAATCACCGTACTGCAGCTGACTTCACTTTTATCATGGCTGTTCCTATCATGGCTGGAGCAAGCTTCATTTCCCTGTTAAAAAACTGGGAGTACTTTACACTAGATGCTCTGCCGTTTTTCATTGTCGGATTTATTAGTGCCTTTATCTTTGCCCTAGTCTCTATTAAGTTCTTCTTGAAACTAATTAACCGTATCAAACTTGTACCGTTTGCC
Above is a genomic segment from Bacillus carboniphilus containing:
- a CDS encoding undecaprenyl-diphosphate phosphatase yields the protein MEFLTLFKALILGMVEGLTEFAPVSSTGHMVIVDDMWLLSEEFLGKYVANTFKVVIQLGSILAVVIVFRNRFIDLLGLNRLFKKEVKMEHGQSRLKLTTVIVGLIPAGVLGVLFEDYIDEYLFSTETVLVGLVTGAVLMIIADKFAPKKPQIETVDQIGYKQALAVGLFQCLALWPGFSRSGSTISGGVLLGMNHRTAADFTFIMAVPIMAGASFISLLKNWEYFTLDALPFFIVGFISAFIFALVSIKFFLKLINRIKLVPFAIYRIVLAIIIFVLYF